Genomic window (Argopecten irradians isolate NY chromosome 2, Ai_NY, whole genome shotgun sequence):
CTAGTGTTATAGTATAAAATGGACCTCTTGACTCACTTACCTTGTCCGAGGAGTGTTTACTAAGCAGTTAATCAAATCATGTGAAGAGTCTAAAACTTTGTTTCATAACAATCGAACACCGGTTTTGCATCTGTAAAACAGTTTCTATCGAGTGTTTTATTACTCCTAATATCAACAAGGACGCTTTAAAGACGCATAAACACGGAACTATAGCAATATTAGACACGTTTGTATGTACATAAGTCGGAttaagtgaaatattttttcatggaaatatttgctgatattttttattctttgttAATTTCGGCTTCCAAAACTAAAATTCTACCTATATGTTTCTCATaaatacagtcatatattaaatacatctaaaatagataaaatgccAACTCCTGAAATACTGCGATCTTTAATCTGAATTGTGCTATCAAGTAAGCATAGTTATTATCTGTTAGCAAATTAATACCGAGGTACATCTGTAATATATGGATAGGAACTGTTTACAATTCAAACTTCAGGTAATATATCGGGACCATGgatggtgtttaattgtgttacatttttaaattgtgTTACACTTTCTTTTCACAAAGGGTCTTTATGTTATGCGGAACTAGGAACACTAATCAGAAAATCTGGGGGAGAGTATCAGTACATCAAACAAGCGTACGGAAACATCCCCGCGTTCTTGTACGCATGGACGTCCGTCATTGTCATCCGAACATCCTCTATGGCCATCATATGCCTGACGTTCGGGGAATATGTTGCCACATTCTTCCCCTATTGCGGCAGTCCGGAACTCCCGACGAAATTGGTGGCAGCACTAGCCATTTGTAAGTTTTCATATTTAGGGTGGTACAACCGATAACacttatttcaaaaaataactAAAGAAAGTGCTAAACAAAGCCAAGTTATCTGTGTATATGTAACCTATTCATTAACTCTATAGTTAGATCATGGGATGATTTGAACTGGGTAAAAAACGGACAACAGAGATTTAATTTGCCGtcatttaaaaacttttaaccTTAACATAATGGGAAAATCACATGAACGTCAATCTGAACATCTACTCTTCATTCTATAGATGTTCCTGTCATTTtacatatatctttatattgttACACATAGAATTATCCTGATAAGAGTATGGTGATACATGAAGTAactatatttaaattaatttcagtGACACTGGCCATCATCAATTGTATCGACACTCGCCTAGCTACTCAGGTCCAAGTGTTCTTCACCATCGCCAAGCTGGTGGCTCTGCTCATCATCTCCGTTGGAGGCGTAGTCCGTATGGCACAAGGTTGGGTTTAGTATTGCTCATCGTCCTGatacaaatgttatatttttgtttttaaaatgtcttCTCTAAATAAGTACCTATGTAAGCATATGttctgtaaaatattttaacgtTCGCTTTGCCATTGTTGAGTAGAAGCGTTGTTAACGTAGGCCTTTGCATAGCAGTGTGCCAATGCAAAGCGAACTGTTTAGGGTAAAACTTATTATCTCTGTTTAGGAAATATAAAAGAATTACAGCGTGGATTTGAGGGGACAACAAATTCGCCGTCTACAATAGCGCTGGCTTTCTACGATGCTTTGTGGTCATATGACGGATGGTGAGTACGGTTGGTCTGTCACATACCATCTGGATGGTGAGTACAATTGGTCTGTCACATATCGTCCGGATGGTGAGTACGATTTGTATGTCACATATCGTACGGATGGTGAGTACGATTTGTATGTCACATACCGTACGGATGGTGAGTACGATTTGTATGTCACATATCGTGCAGATGGTGTGTACGATTTGTATGTCACATACCGTGCGGATGGTGAGTACGATAGTTATGTCACATACAGTACGGATGGTGAGTACGATAGTTATGTCACATACCGTACGGATGGTGAGTACGATTGGTTTGTCACATATCGTACGGATGGTGAGTACGATTTGTATGTCACATATCGTGCAGATGGTGAGTACGATTTGTATGTCACATACCGTGCGGATGGTGAGTACGATAGTTATGTCACATACCGTACGGATGGTGAGTACGATGGGTGTATCACAAACCTTAATCTTTGACAAGAAAAAACTTATTAAAAGACATGTTTGATGATACTACTTGTAAGGAGATTTGGTAGCTTATATGAACGTGTTTTCCATTCCAATTTCAACAAGATGTTCAGACATATTTTGCACTTTATTGATTACGACCAATCTATCTCAGTGAACTCAAATCTGTATTATTGAACTATTGTATCATGTcgttatatgtatgttttctctcttttgtaaatgtttgtgGATATGAGCATTTTCCCTGTACAATTTAGTAATCAGCCTTTTGTGGGGGGGTTTTCAGACAAACTGTTCTGTTATGTACTCTTTCTTAAAGTGCTAGTTTCTGCTTATGTTGTTTAGCGCTCGGCATAAAGAGCGCTTGCGTTGCCTTATCGTTTTGCACATTCGTTACCGCAAAAACAGTGTTGACATACGCCAGTGTATTTTGTAACCTAGGCCAGCTACTGTACTATGCAGTTGAAACGCCCATATCCATGAACCTTCACATTTTGGCTGACAGTTTTTTTCTGATTATTGATATTGAACATGATGTTTTAAATATGATAATGAAAATTCTCTTCCAATATTTTTATAGGAACAATCTGAACTATTTAACAGAAGAAATGAAAAATCCTAAAAAGTAAGTATTTCATTACTATGGCACAtcaaatattggattttattaAACTTTTAAAGTCTTTTCCATTTCATTCATTCAAGCTTTGTCAAGCAAAAGTTAACAGTtatttgtatgaaataaatacatgttttaatcATTTAACTATATGAGCTTTATTTAGataaatttaaaagtaaaaatgcTGGCCAACAATCAAGCGATGTCTCCTTTCATTACACCAATTTTTCATGTAAATGCTTTCGGTTTCGCACAAATCAGTTTACACGAATGCGTATCTTGAATCTGGTGGTGTTCACATGAAAAGAAATTAATAGGATATGAAAATCTATTTACGCAAGCCTTCCTTTCTCATATCATACAGGAATCTGCCTCGTGCTAATGTATTCGGCATCCTCctcgtgacctttatatacCTGTTGACCAACGTATCTTACTTGACCGCCATGACGTCAGCAGAACTTTTAGCCTCAAATGCAGTGGCAGTGGTAGGTATAGTACTGTGATTTCAGACTAAGAGTATATATGCTGTAATAGTGATATGATTGCGTGTTTTACTAAAGGTCCAATAGCTTAGACACAAGACAAATCAAGATGAGAGATGAGTCAACTCAATTCagagatatttatattttctatttaatcAATAATTAAACGTGTAGTAACAGGTTTACTTAGctgataataggacgttaagcaAATATCAACCAACCAAAATCATtattaaagttatttatatgATATCGACTTGGTTCCCCTTTTCAAAAAACAACTATTTGTTTCTATTGAACTGATATTTCGAATTTTTAATTCACTATCACGATAGAGGCCGCGGTGGATGTGTAGTTAAGGTGTCtcaatatattaccacaagccctccacctctggatcgcgagttcgaatcccatgttaGGCAGTTGCCGGGTAGTCCAGTTTTCCTCcgccatcaaacctggcacattttttcatgaccttggctgttaataggacgtaagaCTTACCAACCCAAACTATGAGGGTGTTGCTTTCTTTGCTAGACTTGGGGTGACCGTATCCTAGGCGGGGCAGCCATCTTAATGCCGCTTTCTGTCCTCTTTTCTACATTCGGAGCAGCTAATGGAACACTGTTCTCGGGTGGCAGGTATACATCATGTGTTATTGGTATCAATTGCTTAGCAGTGTctgttttattaattataaatcaTTATAAAGTGAACCAGATAGTGTTGattaattataatttgtattgaaattgaaatgatgTAACTAACGTTATCGCTACTCGTTTCTCAggatttgattttaaaaaggaCTGTGCCACCCTTTCCTGTTTTCATGTACAATTTGGTCTTGGCTGGCACATTACAAATGAGGTTTTTGATGaaacatttgttttcatttccgCGATATACTAGTATCTGATGTACCCATGTTATAGATATTCATAAACATTGAGTTTGTGTGTCAGTTCCTTTACTGTCGCCTTTTTAAAATCCATTTTGAGTATGTTTTCTGTATATCCAATGAGTTTAGCTGCACATATTCATGGATAATCGGCTGTTCAGTTAGTATCCACATCTGTTCTGTAGGGTTGTCTATGTAGCTGGTAGGGATGGAATGCTTCCTGAACTGTTGTCATATGTAAACTGTAAACGCTCAACACCAGTGCCATCAATTATATTCACAGTGAGTATGTTTCATAATCTTTAAtattcaaacaatatattaaagAAATAACATTAATAAGTACATTGTGTTGGTCATTCAACAATCTGGCATAACGTTGGATGTATCGATTTGATACCAATTATTACAAGACTCGATACGTTGGTGTATCTTCTTTTTAAACATTCGTCTCATGACTGTGACTTTGGAGCTGCGGATTTCCCCACATATGACCATAACATAATGAAGGAACGTGTGAGCTCGTAAAGCATATGAAAAACATTGAGAAGAAAAATACGACTACGTTAAACCTGAATTTGAATCTATCTTCAGACGATCATTTCCATCGCCATGGTTATTCCCGGTAACCTGTCGGAGCTGATAGACTTCTTTAGCTTTACCGCTTGGATCTTCTATGGCGTGACAGTCAGTACCCTGATAGTGTGTCGATACACCATGAAGGACGTGGAGAGGCCGTTCAAGGTAAAGTAGTCTTCTAACTGGACAATGGTAGTTAGTAATTCTATAATGGCTATGAAAATCTAGTAATTTAATCACTTGCTACCTGCTCACTAAATGTGAAGACTTTTAAAGAGTCACAACAAAAACATACCGCAGGCTCCCATTCACTCACGCACTCACACATGCAATGCACCGCATATACATAAGAACATCTTTAAATGTCTCTGGCTGTTATTGAATATGACATTAATCTAACCAACCAaacaaaagtgaaaacctaTCGGATTAAATTGAAATCGATATTTTTtgccaaaaaatcattttttttctcttttgatCAATTTTGTACATTCtattatgtttgttttcatttgttaaGGTGGCCTTACCGATTCCCATCCTATTTGTACTTATGTCGATCTATCTGGTGATCGGCCCCATCATCCAGAGTCCCCAGATAGAATTCCTGTACGCCTTCTTGTTCATCGTAGGGGGACTCATATTCTACATCCCCCTCGTCCACTTCAAACTCACCATCCCTTTAAGTAGCTGGGGTAAGTATGTGTTAAAGGTAGGATTATTGCCGGATGTCTATTGAGATCAGATTATTGGAGTTGATTGTTTTCTGACATCTTTttgaaataacatgttttaatacatgaatgttatttttattttaacaaattgcTATTTgccataaataaataaatgaaccATTGAAATGCACTACAGTAATTTCTGTAATGATATCCGTGGATAACAGGGGTCAATATAGGTCAATAATCATTAGTGCATCAAATGGTTAATTAACTCATCGTTAACGATGAACTACTAATATTCATGTGTATTCTTCTGGTTGAAAACCTTGATTAACATGCTGAATCAAGGTTCCTGTAATAGAGTTTGGTTAAGTTTATAATGTGTCAACAAACCTTGTAAGGTGCATAATTGCTGCGTGAATTGACACCAGAATAAAAAGATAATCATCTAcaaagttattttaaaattgtttattaattttcatatttctctTTCAGgaaaaatatctacattttctCAGCTGTTTTTCGAGGCTGTACCGAGTCCGTTTATCCCTGACGAGTAACTAGTGTAGTTAGTATCAATAATAAGGTATAGGAGTTAGTTTATTATGTATTTAAAGCTATTGAAAATGTAGCCCAAACATTGCTAAATCAAAACGGTATCAAAGACCATGCCAGCAAGCATTACCGGTACTACCGCGAGTATTTATCTGAAATCCGAATGTCTATTTTAGGAAAAGTAGACGATTTTTAGATAAGTTATCAAGTATTTGGTGGTAAAACTGTTTCAGTGTCAAGATTTGCACAAAGGCACTTGTTGAGAATAGTAAACTGCATGTTgcttttttttaattccataaacattaaacaaaattgaatatcttATAAAGCTGTTTATCCAAGCAAGTGTGATTCAATATTATGTCATATTGATATGCAATATTCTAAGAGGAGTTCCAGACGACAACTCTGGCGCATGATTTCTCTGTTTAAATGTGGACGTCGTGTCACGTTAACCCAGTCTGGTTCTTGTGTGGCATGCTTCAATATTATTGACTTCACATCTAATTCAGATTAGACTTGTAAATTTGCTCCATTGTGATTCTCCTCTCTACATGCGCATCGCAGTGAAGCAGAATtacaatataaacttatttaGATTgaatcatattttgttttgcttttccAGACCTTTGGTTGCATTCATATGTTAAACAAGAAAACATTATTCACAATCTCGGTGTAGTTGATTGAGTTTATCTGCCACAATTTCTTAACACGCAATATTGTACGTGTGCAATTCCCTAGGCATAAATTGTGTAAAACTTTATcatatcatttttcttttcattttaaattattatttccaCATAGTGGGTATTAAGCATTTCATATTCATTATAGAAATTAAGATATGTAACACAACCAATATCATAGTAATACCAAAGATTGACGTGCATTCAATGCATATGTATAAAATCCCGGTCATAAAACTACGTTTCTTTGTATTGTTTTTCGTTATTACACCCTTTATTCGTTAGTGTGGGTGACAATGATGGTATGTTGCATTTCGTACATTGATGCTTATAACAGTATTTGTGCACGGTCTGTAGTTATGGTTGGGCTCTCACGAGTTGGATATCCCATGTTGGGCTCTCACGAGTTGGATCTCCCATGTTGGGCTCTCACGAGTTGGATATCCCATGTTGGGCTCTCACGAGTTGGATATCCCATGTTGGGCTCTCACGAGTTGGATATCCCATGTTGGGCTCTCACGAGTTGGATATCCCATCCTCTGTGGATTGTTCCTTCTAACATCTACAAAATCGGccattataaccatgaatttcaTTCGCTCAAAATTGCAACTAACAAAGGAAGAATGACGTCTGAGACTCGTGTTATAACGTAATCATGGGTCCCCGACGATTAGGAAGGGTGTGGTATATGCACGAATATCTCCGAAGTAGTTGCTGGACTTTTTCCCGAACGGGACTTCTACAGACTTACCGCAGACATGTCTCTGTATAAATTCATGTAAGCTTTAGGAGATACATTCCTACTATGTGCTGGCTGCTATGTTTTAAATATGATCAAAAACTATTTCCCACTTGGcacatacaaaattatattgTTGAAAATGTTATCGAAAGAGTTTCATATCATGTTTACTCATTTACttataatgataaacaaatgATGAGCTGGGAATCACAATCATcatcaattaaagatgctccaccgcctacagagcataaatgatattcctcatttgaacaataattggtgtttaatcgtatatatatattcgtttatatatatatgtctaattaacaaaaaaatgatattaaataatttatttcgccattggtgcatgtgcaatcagtacttcattccatataggatatagtgacacggaattttttcgggaagcaattaattatttttcatatttttaactcaaagtaaaattagaagctcaaatttttcaatggtggtaatggtgtaaagtaagtaacttttgcaactgaagaaaatacttaatcgtctgctcctgtttttgatagcgaaaaaataccatttgacagcggtggagcatctttaatgatatGTTTATTAGACACATCATTCAGTAATTTCCAAATAAAATGGTCAGCCTATTACTataaataaacttattttataaTACTATATCTAAATATTACTGTGAATTGAGCTAAGTTTTACAACTTGTAATTAGAGCATTACCTACAATACATAAAGTTACATTTTCCTAGGTAATTATTGTTTTGTCAATTATCTGATGGTCTATGATGTTACAATGATGAGTTGTAACGTTGTTTTATGAGTACTGTAAATGCTATTTCAGCCTTCGAGTATGTTGTAACAGTTGGattgttttgttttcctttGTTCAATGTTCAATAGCTTAGACACGAGGCAGAACCAGATGAAAGTCAACAAAATAAAACGCGTAGATATTTCTATATCCCATTTAACCAGTAATAATAGTATTATGTAATAGACCATAGATTGAATAACTTTATTTCGTTTATTCAATTGTGGAATGGCACCTGGCATAAACAGTGCCGTTTTCTAATATCAATGCAAGGTAAAAAATGAATAACTCTTTAAATATGGCAACATTATATAACGTCAATATGTAACAACGGGTTTGTGAATCCAGAATAAAGATGTTGAAGTACAttgttataacaatatattttgtaaaggaTTATAATAGTACTAATTATCactgtgatatatatgtatacatatgtattctgtaaaccaacttattttcgtgaCGATTTCATTTCATGATTTACAATTAAAGCTAATTTCCCGCTAATTCTAATGGCTCTCTAGTTTCGCGAATTTAAATGACCAACGAGTTTCGCGAATTTAAATGGCCTACTAGTTTCGCGAATTTCAATGGCCTACGAGTTTCCCGAATTTTAATGGCCAATGAGTTTCGCGAATTTTAATGGCCAACGAGTTTCGCGAATTATATATATCTCGCGCGATAATACGTTGGATTACTGtagaatgtttgtttttgtttgataaagCATACTAGTTAATTGGttggaaaataaaattgatacaagGAAAATCTATGTGTCTATTATAAATGTCTGAACGACAGACACTGCATCATAACAGACAATACATGCTTATCAagttattatatttacaaagtcTCATTCAGTTCGGTAATTCCTCATCTTTCTTTCATATTTAGTAAATTAAGTCATGAATCATCACATGCACATGTTGGAgatgatattttacaaatgaaaatatagcTTTAAATTTGCATCTGTTTTCCCGGGAATTTATTAATTGCTTTTGAAGGGCCACATTGGACTCGACTTACGCAGGAGAATGTTTTTTGGACATGGTGATGCTTGATAGCCTTTTTGTTCAAAACAATAGAGGAAATGTTCGTCGTCTCAATCTtataacattatacattgtatatatatatatatctacaggcatccaatacatgtaatactttTCAAGTTAAAAGTATCATTTAGACGCACTCTTCATGTGCATGTAAATATACCGGTACTAAAAATACGATACAATGCACTTATTTCTGAGGTTGCCCGATTTCATTCCtttcttttatacatatatcataaccaattaatattttatcatctAATGCCAAGGAATGTATACAAATGATTTACACATTAAAACttccaaaattgattttatatcatttgTTGATATTCGTTGAAAACTCAAATTACCGTGAACCATTCCACGAACTGCAAATTCATCAAGTTAgacatgttatttatttatatttagagCTCTAATCATTATTGATACACATTATTAATAGAATCGCATACTCCGTCTATTTTTAGAACATTACGACAATAATGCCACTGATTGGCTCACATTGTGTGACGTACAAAGTTAGATCATAAGACCAGTATATTCCTGTCTAGGTAAAAATAGAAATGCTGTCATATGCCATTCGTGACTCCTCGGATTTAACCCTTATCACAATATGAAACCGAAACTAGAGGGGGCGTGGCATGTTTGTAAACCAGGCAGAAAGCAAGTATGAACACGTCAAACCCGACATATATAAGGCCAGTGGATTGCCAGTACGGGTAGATCTCTAGATCAATCACCGACCTGACAGCCACAAACAGTAAGTCAGTAAAATAGCAATAAAATGTAGTTAATTCAGATGATAGTACATGTATGAACTACATATATACCAAAACGAAACGTCTTACTTGTCGTCAGATGGTTAATATGATCTAATTTACaacaattaaatg
Coding sequences:
- the LOC138315760 gene encoding b(0,+)-type amino acid transporter 1-like yields the protein MENPVFVDDSDGKNNDIRKRIKEFPEDEKDGTTKPTTVKLKKQVGLISGTSFIVGTVIGSGIFISPKGVLEETGSVALSLIVWAGAGLLALMGSLCYAELGTLIRKSGGEYQYIKQAYGNIPAFLYAWTSVIVIRTSSMAIICLTFGEYVATFFPYCGSPELPTKLVAALAILTLAIINCIDTRLATQVQVFFTIAKLVALLIISVGGVVRMAQGNIKELQRGFEGTTNSPSTIALAFYDALWSYDGWNNLNYLTEEMKNPKKNLPRANVFGILLVTFIYLLTNVSYLTAMTSAELLASNAVAVTWGDRILGGAAILMPLSVLFSTFGAANGTLFSGGRVVYVAGRDGMLPELLSYVNCKRSTPVPSIIFTTIISIAMVIPGNLSELIDFFSFTAWIFYGVTVSTLIVCRYTMKDVERPFKVALPIPILFVLMSIYLVIGPIIQSPQIEFLYAFLFIVGGLIFYIPLVHFKLTIPLSSWGKYVLKVGLLPDVY